The Halorientalis sp. IM1011 genome window below encodes:
- a CDS encoding lactate utilization protein: MSQKADYADETEIDESLDQVPDDETVEEAVENLEANGFEVVVVDSAEEALSTLKSHIPAGASVMNGHSTTLEEIGFDEYLTEGDHEWEALPNEIWSIDDDAERQAARREAQTADHFLGGINAIAKTGELVAADRSGSRIGAYPFAAANVTIVSGVNKIVEDLDAALQRLESVAYPLENERAKEAYGVESAVAKQLIFRQELDEGRTTVVLIRDQFGY, translated from the coding sequence ATGTCCCAGAAAGCAGACTACGCCGACGAGACAGAGATCGACGAGTCCCTCGATCAGGTACCCGACGACGAGACCGTCGAGGAAGCAGTCGAGAACCTCGAAGCCAACGGGTTCGAGGTCGTCGTGGTCGACTCCGCCGAGGAGGCGCTGTCGACGCTCAAATCCCACATCCCGGCGGGCGCGTCGGTGATGAACGGCCACTCTACCACGCTGGAGGAGATCGGCTTCGACGAGTACCTGACCGAGGGCGACCACGAGTGGGAGGCCCTGCCCAACGAGATCTGGAGCATCGACGACGACGCCGAGCGACAGGCCGCCCGCCGCGAGGCCCAGACCGCGGACCACTTCCTCGGCGGGATCAACGCCATCGCGAAGACCGGCGAGCTCGTCGCGGCCGACCGCTCGGGGAGCCGTATCGGTGCCTACCCCTTCGCCGCCGCGAACGTCACCATCGTCAGCGGCGTCAACAAGATCGTCGAGGATCTGGACGCCGCGCTCCAAAGGTTAGAATCGGTCGCCTACCCCCTCGAGAACGAGCGCGCCAAGGAAGCCTACGGCGTCGAGAGCGCCGTCGCCAAGCAGTTGATCTTCCGGCAGGAACTCGACGAGGGCCGCACGACGGTCGTGCTGATCCGCGATCAGTTCGGGTACTGA
- a CDS encoding LLM class flavin-dependent oxidoreductase → MKFGIFYEHQLPRPWHDGDEQALYEDALDQIELADELGYDYVWEVEHHFLEEYSHSAAPEVFLAAAAQRTDQIRLGHGIKLMPPNYNHPARVAEQVATLDLVSDGRVEFGTGESSSNMELDGFGIDRKEKEAMWQETVAEVSDMMTMEPYPGHDGASFQMPPRNVVPKPVQDPHPPLWVACSGRSTIEQAARLGLGVLSFDFASPEKASEWVDLYYETLKEECTPIGHTVNPNFAIVTGFSCHEDEDTAWDRGAEGFAFFQYALAHYYGAGDHRPGETNIWKQFEEIGADAILEGNQGDGAIGTPDQIRDHLRALEDAGVDQVIFVQEGGDNRHEHICDSLELFADEVMGAFHDRDEAHVAEKEAELEPYIEAAFERREERDPLDEPPAVES, encoded by the coding sequence ATGAAGTTCGGGATCTTCTACGAACACCAGCTGCCACGACCCTGGCACGACGGCGACGAACAGGCTCTCTACGAGGACGCACTCGACCAGATCGAACTGGCCGACGAACTCGGGTACGACTACGTCTGGGAGGTCGAACACCACTTTCTGGAGGAGTACTCCCACTCGGCGGCCCCGGAGGTGTTCCTCGCGGCCGCCGCCCAGCGGACCGATCAGATCCGGCTTGGCCACGGGATCAAGCTCATGCCGCCGAACTACAACCACCCCGCCCGCGTCGCCGAGCAGGTGGCGACGCTGGATCTGGTCTCGGACGGCCGCGTCGAGTTCGGGACCGGTGAATCCTCCTCGAACATGGAACTGGACGGCTTCGGCATCGACCGAAAAGAGAAAGAGGCGATGTGGCAGGAGACGGTCGCCGAGGTGAGCGACATGATGACCATGGAGCCGTACCCGGGCCACGACGGGGCGTCCTTCCAGATGCCGCCCCGCAACGTCGTCCCCAAACCAGTTCAGGACCCCCACCCGCCGCTGTGGGTCGCCTGTTCGGGTCGCTCGACGATCGAACAGGCCGCCCGGCTCGGGCTCGGCGTCCTGAGTTTCGACTTTGCCTCGCCCGAGAAAGCGAGCGAGTGGGTCGACCTGTACTACGAGACCCTCAAGGAGGAGTGTACGCCAATCGGCCACACCGTCAACCCCAACTTCGCCATCGTCACCGGGTTCTCCTGCCACGAGGACGAGGACACCGCGTGGGACCGCGGCGCGGAGGGGTTCGCGTTCTTCCAGTACGCGCTGGCCCACTACTACGGTGCCGGCGACCACCGGCCCGGCGAGACGAACATCTGGAAGCAGTTCGAGGAGATCGGCGCGGATGCCATCCTCGAAGGCAACCAGGGCGACGGCGCGATCGGGACGCCCGACCAGATCCGCGACCACCTCCGGGCCCTCGAAGACGCGGGCGTCGACCAGGTCATCTTCGTCCAGGAGGGCGGCGACAACCGCCACGAACACATCTGCGACTCGCTGGAACTGTTCGCCGACGAGGTGATGGGCGCGTTCCACGATCGCGACGAAGCGCACGTCGCCGAGAAAGAGGCGGAACTCGAACCGTACATCGAGGCCGCGTTCGAGCGCCGCGAGGAGCGCGACCCGCTGGACGAACCGCCGGCCGTCGAGTCCTGA
- a CDS encoding glutaredoxin: MSFDPEPDLSPEEVRERVDETIEEEEVALFMKGTELMPQCGYSRKALGLIQQHREDVATVNVLDALDEHREALERHSGRETIPQTFVDGEFVGGSDILEQLHERGELEAKLSA; this comes from the coding sequence ATGAGTTTCGATCCCGAACCCGACCTGTCGCCCGAAGAGGTCCGCGAGCGCGTCGACGAGACCATCGAGGAGGAGGAGGTCGCGCTGTTCATGAAGGGCACCGAGCTGATGCCCCAGTGTGGCTACTCCCGGAAGGCCCTGGGTCTGATCCAGCAACACCGCGAGGACGTGGCGACGGTGAACGTGCTGGACGCGCTGGACGAACACCGCGAGGCATTGGAACGCCACAGCGGTCGCGAGACGATCCCCCAGACGTTCGTCGACGGCGAGTTCGTCGGCGGGAGCGACATCCTCGAACAGCTCCACGAGCGCGGCGAACTCGAAGCGAAACTGTCGGCCTGA
- a CDS encoding IMP cyclohydrolase: MYVGRFVVVAPDRAAYRVSSRSFPNRRIVAREGGATLTVGPTEDAPETDNPYISYNCVREVDGSVVVGNGSHVDPIAEKLGLGYPARDALAESLLALDYEKDDYDTPRIAGVVGGSEARSASNQSSGEDSDPRDDESYIGTVRKDALLVEQVEEPTLVATYEEDSPTAFDLDSEDAADIASEVYDHEFEHAVCAAGVVRDGDGIETAIENGE, from the coding sequence ATGTACGTCGGCAGATTCGTCGTCGTCGCACCCGACCGCGCCGCGTATCGGGTCTCGTCCCGATCCTTCCCGAACCGCCGGATCGTCGCCCGCGAGGGCGGTGCCACCCTCACCGTCGGCCCCACCGAGGACGCCCCCGAGACCGACAACCCGTACATCTCGTACAACTGCGTCCGCGAGGTCGACGGGTCGGTCGTCGTCGGCAACGGCAGCCACGTCGATCCCATCGCCGAGAAGCTGGGTCTCGGCTACCCAGCACGGGACGCGCTCGCGGAGTCGCTGCTCGCGCTGGACTACGAGAAAGACGACTACGACACGCCCCGGATCGCCGGGGTCGTCGGGGGTAGCGAGGCGCGAAGCGCCTCGAATCAGTCGAGCGGGGAGGACAGCGACCCGCGAGACGACGAGAGCTACATCGGCACCGTCCGCAAGGACGCCCTGCTGGTCGAGCAGGTCGAGGAGCCCACGCTCGTCGCCACCTACGAGGAAGACAGTCCGACCGCCTTCGACCTCGATAGCGAGGACGCCGCCGACATCGCGAGCGAGGTCTACGACCACGAGTTCGAACACGCCGTCTGCGCTGCGGGCGTCGTCCGGGACGGGGACGGGATCGAGACGGCCATCGAGAACGGCGAGTAA
- a CDS encoding metallophosphoesterase produces MRLAVISDVHANRVAFEAVLSDMPPVDGYLCAGDVVGYGPWPAECVERVRDLGAPTVLGNHDRAVATETGFGFNSMADAGVRYASEHCSADQIEWLRSLPDERLEHDGRVKIVHGHPDDPDRYTYPGLYKPAMLDDEDVLIMGHTHVQAHEVYDEGIVMNPGSVGQPRDEDPRAAYSILDLDAMTVEEHRVEYDIERVIDAVAEADLPKKIGKRLRKGR; encoded by the coding sequence ATGCGACTCGCCGTCATCTCCGACGTGCACGCGAACCGCGTGGCCTTCGAGGCGGTGCTTTCGGATATGCCGCCGGTCGACGGCTACCTCTGTGCCGGCGACGTGGTCGGTTACGGCCCCTGGCCCGCCGAGTGCGTCGAGCGCGTCCGGGATCTGGGGGCCCCGACGGTTCTGGGCAACCACGACCGCGCGGTCGCCACCGAGACCGGCTTCGGCTTCAACAGCATGGCCGACGCCGGCGTCAGGTACGCCAGCGAGCACTGCTCGGCCGACCAGATCGAGTGGCTCCGGAGCCTCCCCGACGAACGCCTCGAACACGACGGCCGCGTGAAGATCGTCCACGGCCACCCCGACGACCCCGACCGCTACACCTACCCCGGACTCTACAAGCCCGCGATGCTCGACGACGAGGACGTGCTGATCATGGGCCACACCCACGTGCAGGCCCACGAGGTCTACGACGAGGGGATCGTCATGAACCCCGGCAGCGTCGGCCAGCCGCGCGACGAGGACCCTCGTGCGGCGTACTCGATCCTCGATCTCGACGCCATGACCGTCGAGGAACACCGTGTCGAGTACGACATCGAGCGCGTGATCGACGCCGTCGCGGAGGCCGACCTCCCCAAGAAGATCGGCAAGCGACTGCGGAAGGGGCGGTGA
- a CDS encoding AI-2E family transporter, whose amino-acid sequence MGCVNRSKGSLLGLVTVLAVLSLMLVLPFVQYVLGAVLVAFVLYPLQRRLETVVSSMVAAAVLLVLAVVGFVAPFAAIFATIADEAWRIFGSFEANAVPVAELEARIADATGREVDLGGTIANSGQDIAQALFQRSPAALGTITHFVIGISLALFLVYYLLKDGGDFVAWLHRTVPLPQSIRNDLASELEGMIWAVLFGHVFVAVVQGLMAGLGLLAVGIPNTAFWTAVMIVLAMVPLIGAIPVWGGAVVYLLLVGRPAFALGLFVYSVVVVGLTDDYLRPLAVDRYARLNPAVILVGVLGGAYAFGIMGLFFGPVVLGGLKATLTVVSEHWEELETADG is encoded by the coding sequence ATGGGATGCGTGAACCGCAGCAAAGGCTCGCTCCTCGGACTGGTCACTGTGCTGGCCGTCCTCTCCCTGATGCTGGTACTGCCCTTCGTCCAGTACGTCCTCGGTGCCGTCCTCGTCGCGTTCGTGCTCTATCCGTTACAACGCCGGCTGGAGACCGTCGTCTCGTCGATGGTCGCCGCGGCCGTCCTGCTGGTTCTGGCCGTCGTAGGCTTCGTCGCGCCGTTTGCCGCCATCTTCGCGACCATCGCCGACGAGGCCTGGCGGATCTTCGGGAGTTTCGAGGCGAACGCGGTTCCGGTCGCGGAACTGGAGGCCCGGATCGCCGACGCGACCGGGCGCGAGGTCGACCTCGGTGGTACGATCGCCAACTCGGGGCAGGACATCGCGCAAGCCCTCTTCCAGCGGTCGCCGGCAGCTCTGGGGACCATCACTCACTTCGTCATCGGGATCTCGCTCGCCCTCTTTCTGGTCTACTACCTCCTGAAGGACGGCGGCGATTTCGTGGCCTGGCTCCACCGGACCGTCCCCCTTCCCCAGTCGATCCGGAACGACCTCGCGTCGGAACTCGAGGGCATGATCTGGGCCGTCCTGTTCGGCCACGTCTTCGTCGCGGTGGTCCAGGGGCTGATGGCCGGCCTCGGACTGTTGGCGGTCGGCATCCCCAACACGGCGTTCTGGACGGCAGTGATGATCGTGCTCGCGATGGTCCCGCTCATCGGCGCCATCCCGGTCTGGGGCGGCGCCGTGGTCTACCTCCTGCTCGTCGGGCGACCCGCGTTCGCCCTCGGACTGTTCGTCTACAGCGTCGTCGTGGTCGGCCTCACCGACGACTATCTCCGGCCGCTGGCCGTCGACCGCTACGCTCGCCTCAACCCCGCCGTCATTCTGGTCGGCGTCCTCGGCGGCGCGTACGCCTTCGGCATCATGGGGCTGTTCTTCGGCCCGGTCGTCCTCGGCGGACTGAAGGCGACCCTCACCGTGGTCTCGGAGCACTGGGAGGAACTGGAGACTGCGGATGGCTGA
- a CDS encoding DMT family transporter, whose product MSSLRSVAPFLLLATLWGLSFPAISVGLEALPPVLFAAFRYDVAAVILLGAVAIQASGWSWLPTTRGDYEAVAGGGLFLIAGNGFLFLGQQTVPSGVAAIIQGLVPIATVLWALVLLPEERVSAVGAVGIVIGFLGVALVIRPDPANLLSADLVGKLLICVQVTSVALGGVLVQRADSTVGGTTLAGWSMAVGGVVLHLASVGIGEPLTVPAGISLAAVAYLGVFATALAFFLYFRLLARYGATETSLVGYVVPVVATLAGVVLLNERITLASLVGFAVIFLGFFLLKRSAIRQLLA is encoded by the coding sequence GTGTCTTCCCTTCGTTCCGTCGCGCCCTTCCTCCTGCTGGCGACGCTGTGGGGACTGTCCTTCCCCGCCATCTCCGTCGGCCTCGAAGCCCTGCCGCCGGTGCTGTTCGCGGCCTTCCGCTACGACGTGGCCGCCGTCATCCTCCTCGGTGCGGTGGCGATCCAGGCCTCGGGGTGGTCCTGGCTGCCGACGACCCGCGGCGACTACGAGGCCGTCGCCGGCGGCGGCCTGTTCCTGATCGCGGGCAACGGCTTCCTCTTTCTCGGGCAACAGACCGTCCCCAGCGGCGTCGCGGCGATCATCCAGGGACTCGTTCCCATCGCCACGGTGCTGTGGGCGCTGGTCCTGCTGCCCGAAGAACGCGTCTCGGCCGTCGGAGCAGTGGGGATCGTGATCGGCTTCCTCGGTGTGGCGCTGGTGATCCGCCCGGACCCGGCGAACCTGCTGTCTGCCGATCTGGTGGGAAAACTCCTGATCTGTGTACAGGTCACGAGCGTCGCGCTGGGCGGGGTCCTCGTCCAGCGAGCGGACTCGACAGTCGGCGGGACCACGCTGGCGGGCTGGTCGATGGCGGTCGGCGGCGTCGTCCTCCACCTCGCCAGCGTCGGCATCGGCGAACCGCTCACGGTCCCGGCGGGAATCTCGCTGGCTGCCGTCGCCTATCTCGGCGTCTTCGCGACCGCGCTCGCCTTCTTCCTCTACTTCCGGTTGCTGGCCCGCTACGGTGCCACGGAGACGAGTCTGGTGGGCTACGTCGTCCCGGTGGTCGCGACGCTCGCCGGTGTCGTCCTGTTGAACGAGCGGATCACCCTCGCCTCCCTCGTCGGCTTCGCGGTGATCTTCCTCGGGTTCTTCCTGCTGAAGCGGTCGGCGATCCGGCAGCTGTTAGCCTGA
- a CDS encoding cytochrome P450: MARNQGSGATPPGPGVLERLGQARRLLSEDVTGVLTRAREQYGPVVDLTMPNGDPGVLLAEPSAVQHVLEGNAGNYRRASVYREELSELFGDGLLTSEGDLWHRQHRLIRPMFGSGSVQSFTDLIVDETDAMLDRWDGREEIDLLEEMERVTLSIIGKAMFSADVERHAADIRAALQVLRRGFQREVGVVPTFPEWVPSPHNRRMQGAIDDIDAVVHELIDARRGRADEYDDLLSKLLTARTEEGTRMDDEQIRDELVTFLLAGHETTAAALTWTGYLLACNPGVHERLHEHVAGADPTDVVGFSAGAAGDESFLKRCVQEAMRIYPPVPVITREAIDGDRIEGYEIPAGAEVVLSQFVVHRDPDLWEDPLAYRPERFAPGAREAQPAYSFFPFGGGQRICIGRLFALAEAQLILARVVSEVRLTLRSPRHDTPAVDSAVTMVPDEPVEMAVTDWA; this comes from the coding sequence ATGGCCCGGAACCAGGGCTCCGGCGCGACCCCGCCCGGCCCGGGCGTGCTCGAGCGCCTCGGCCAGGCCCGGCGGCTGCTGAGCGAGGACGTGACCGGCGTGTTGACCCGCGCTCGCGAGCAGTACGGCCCGGTCGTCGACCTGACGATGCCAAACGGCGACCCGGGCGTCCTGCTGGCCGAGCCGTCGGCGGTCCAGCACGTCCTCGAAGGGAACGCCGGCAACTACCGCCGGGCGTCGGTGTACCGTGAGGAACTGTCGGAGCTGTTCGGCGACGGGTTGCTCACCAGCGAGGGCGACCTCTGGCACCGCCAGCACCGCCTGATCCGCCCGATGTTCGGATCGGGGAGCGTCCAGTCGTTCACCGATCTCATCGTCGACGAGACCGACGCCATGCTCGACCGGTGGGACGGGCGCGAGGAGATCGACCTGCTCGAAGAGATGGAACGGGTCACGCTGTCGATCATCGGGAAGGCGATGTTCAGCGCGGACGTGGAGCGCCACGCCGCGGACATCCGGGCGGCCCTGCAGGTCCTGCGCCGGGGCTTCCAGCGGGAGGTCGGCGTCGTGCCGACCTTCCCGGAGTGGGTTCCTTCGCCGCACAACCGGCGGATGCAGGGCGCCATCGACGACATCGACGCCGTCGTGCACGAGTTGATCGACGCCCGCCGCGGCCGGGCCGACGAGTACGACGACCTGCTGTCGAAACTGCTGACGGCTCGCACCGAGGAGGGGACGCGGATGGACGACGAGCAGATCCGGGACGAACTCGTCACCTTCCTTTTGGCCGGCCACGAGACGACGGCGGCGGCGCTGACCTGGACCGGGTACCTGCTGGCCTGCAATCCCGGCGTCCACGAACGCCTCCACGAACACGTCGCCGGTGCCGACCCGACCGACGTGGTGGGCTTCTCCGCGGGCGCGGCCGGCGACGAATCGTTCCTCAAACGGTGCGTGCAGGAGGCCATGCGGATCTACCCGCCGGTGCCCGTCATCACCCGTGAGGCCATCGATGGTGACCGGATCGAGGGGTACGAGATTCCCGCCGGTGCGGAGGTCGTCCTCAGCCAGTTCGTCGTCCACCGGGACCCCGACCTCTGGGAAGACCCGCTGGCCTACCGCCCCGAACGGTTCGCGCCAGGGGCGCGCGAGGCCCAGCCGGCCTACAGCTTCTTCCCCTTCGGCGGCGGCCAGCGCATCTGTATCGGCCGGCTGTTCGCGCTCGCGGAGGCCCAGTTGATCCTCGCCCGCGTGGTCTCCGAGGTTCGCCTCACCCTGCGCTCGCCGAGACACGACACGCCCGCCGTCGATTCCGCCGTCACGATGGTGCCCGACGAACCCGTCGAGATGGCCGTTACCGACTGGGCGTAG
- a CDS encoding cupin domain-containing protein, whose amino-acid sequence MDHVSLEDMENHPRVAAVQKHATDPLNLADMALNYYELEPGDSFSGGLHTHMNQEEVFLVMEGTATFQTKEDEVEVGENEIVRFAPGEYQEGRNDGEERVRAVAMGAPQDDGETRSALPCQECGAEYHVVEVTADSVELTCPECGNEVEM is encoded by the coding sequence ATGGACCACGTATCACTGGAGGATATGGAGAACCACCCGCGGGTCGCGGCCGTGCAGAAACACGCCACCGACCCGCTGAACCTCGCCGACATGGCGCTCAACTACTACGAACTCGAACCCGGCGACTCCTTCTCCGGCGGCCTGCACACCCACATGAACCAGGAAGAGGTCTTCCTGGTGATGGAAGGGACAGCGACCTTCCAGACGAAGGAAGACGAGGTCGAGGTCGGCGAAAACGAGATCGTCCGTTTCGCGCCCGGCGAGTACCAGGAGGGGCGCAACGACGGCGAGGAGCGCGTCCGGGCGGTCGCGATGGGCGCACCGCAGGACGACGGCGAGACCCGCTCGGCACTGCCCTGTCAGGAGTGTGGCGCGGAGTACCACGTCGTGGAGGTCACCGCCGACAGTGTGGAGTTGACCTGTCCGGAGTGTGGGAACGAAGTCGAGATGTGA
- a CDS encoding cold-shock protein: protein MANGTVDFFNDTGGYGFISTDDDAVDDDEDVFFHMEDVGGPDLEEGQDVEFDIEQADKGPRATNLVRQ from the coding sequence ATGGCAAACGGTACGGTTGATTTCTTCAACGACACAGGCGGTTACGGTTTCATTTCGACTGACGACGACGCTGTCGACGACGACGAGGACGTGTTCTTCCACATGGAAGACGTCGGCGGCCCCGACCTCGAGGAAGGGCAGGACGTCGAGTTCGACATCGAACAGGCCGACAAGGGCCCCCGCGCGACGAACCTCGTCCGACAGTAA
- a CDS encoding BolA/IbaG family iron-sulfur metabolism protein translates to MDETAVADLIESELPDATAEVTTPRDPDDDKHYAVTVVSPAFEGENLVDQHQLVHDALGDHLTRDIHAIELETYTPEEYEG, encoded by the coding sequence ATGGACGAAACCGCCGTCGCCGACCTCATCGAATCGGAACTTCCGGACGCGACCGCCGAGGTCACGACGCCCCGCGATCCCGACGACGACAAACACTACGCCGTCACCGTCGTCTCGCCTGCCTTCGAGGGCGAGAATCTGGTCGACCAGCACCAGCTGGTTCACGACGCGCTCGGGGACCACCTGACGCGGGACATCCACGCCATCGAACTGGAGACGTACACGCCCGAAGAGTACGAGGGCTGA
- a CDS encoding histidine kinase, with translation MAQETGSTVERGRVYRERRTWVSGAVAGIAGGAVMGVLLSVLLTPVIEVAIPALVGLSGGLAGWVVHMSISAVFGVLFAALVTLTPLADYTDRPLALVGVGLAYGAVLWIVAAGFVMPIWLSAVGFPMAPPVPNLNPTSLLVHLVFGAVVGLVYPYS, from the coding sequence ATGGCACAGGAAACCGGTTCCACGGTAGAGCGTGGACGCGTGTACAGAGAGCGACGAACGTGGGTGTCGGGGGCGGTCGCCGGGATCGCCGGCGGCGCGGTCATGGGTGTGTTGCTGTCGGTGCTGCTGACCCCCGTGATCGAAGTGGCGATCCCTGCGCTCGTGGGACTGAGCGGCGGGCTGGCGGGCTGGGTCGTCCACATGTCGATCAGCGCCGTCTTCGGCGTGCTCTTCGCCGCGCTGGTGACGCTGACGCCGCTGGCCGACTACACCGACCGGCCGCTCGCGCTGGTCGGGGTCGGCCTCGCGTACGGAGCCGTCCTCTGGATCGTCGCCGCGGGATTCGTCATGCCGATCTGGCTGAGCGCCGTCGGGTTCCCGATGGCACCGCCCGTCCCGAACCTGAACCCGACGAGTCTACTCGTCCACCTGGTGTTCGGGGCAGTCGTCGGCCTCGTCTATCCCTACAGCTGA